From the Streptomyces sp. SN-593 genome, the window GCCGGCGCAGCTCGTCGGCCTGCCCGACCCGGTCCACGCCGACGACGTAGCCGAAGCTGCCCTCGCGCCCGGCGTCCATCCCGACCAGCGCGTCCTCGAAGACCGCCGCCTGCCCGGGGTCGAAGCCGAGCTGCTTCGCCGCCTCCAGGTAGGTGTCCGGCTTGGGCTTGCCGCGCAGCCCCTGCTCCTTGGCGGTCACACCGTCCACCCGCACGTCCATCAGGTGCTCGATGCCCGCGGAGACCAGCACGTCCCGGGTGTTCGCGCTGGAGGAGACCACCGCGGTGCGCAGCCCGGCCGCGCGCACCGCCGTCACGTAGCGGACCGAGCCCTCGTACGCCGTCACGCCGTCGGTGCGGATCTTCTCCAGCACCAGCTCGTTCTTGCGGTTGCCCAGGCCGTGCACGGTCGGCGCCGAGGGCGGGTCGTCGTCGTCGCCCTCCGGCAGCTCGATGTCGCGGGAGGCGAGGAAGGTGCGCACGCCGTCGGCGCGGGGGCGGCCGTCCACGAAGTTGTCGTAGTCGTCGGTGCTGTCGAAGGGGCGGAAGCCGTCGCCCTCCCGGTCGTGCAGGAAGTCGTCGAACATCTGCTTCCAGGCCGCGGCATGCACCAGCGCCGTCGGCGTCAGCACACCGTCGAGGTCGAAGAGGCAGGCACGTACTCTGCTCGGAAGGCCGATCTGCGTCATGCGCACCATGTGCCCCCATCCGGCGGCGGGCATACCCGCCCGGGGCGAAGTCCCCCCGGCTCGCCGAACGCCCGGGGGCACGCCCGCGGCCGGTCAGGCGCCGAGCCGGTTGATCTCCGGGCTGTGCAGGACGTGCGGCCCCTCGCCGTCGAGCCGCGCCACCGCCAGCATCGCCCGGCCGAGGGCCTGCGTGGTCGTCACGTGCGAGGGCGCGACCCGCCGCAGCACCGGGTACAGCCACGACGTCGCCGCGTACATCGCGCGGTACCAGCCGGTGCGGGACCGCTCGCCGTGCAGCGGCTGGATCCAGCCCGGGCGGAACATGTACGCGCGCATGTCCATCGCCAGCAGCGCGTTCTCGGTGCGCCCCTTCACCCGAGCCCATCCCGAGCGCCCCTGCTCGGTGCTGTCGGTGCCCTCGCCGGAGACGTAGGTGAAGGTCAGCGCGGGGTTCCCGGCCGCCGTCGTACGGGCGGCGGCGAGCGTGCAGTCGTAGGTGATCCGGGTGTAGTCCTGCGGGCTGTGCCCCGCCGAGGACACGCCGAGGCAGTAGAAGCAGGCGTCCGCGCCCGACAGTTGCGCGGCGACCGCCGAGAAGTCGGTGAAGTCGTTGTGGAAGACCTGCCGCAGCTTGGGGTCGTCGGCCTCCAGCGGGCTGCGCGCCACGGCCACCACCTCGGTCACGTCCGGGTCGCGCAGGCACTCCCGCAGCACACCCTGCCCGACCATCCCCGAGGCACCGAAGAGGATCACCTTCATCGCCGGCCGTCGCCGCCTTCCGTCCGTCCCGCACCCTGCTGTCGCTGACGCGCCGTCACCGGGTTCCCGGCCGCCGCACCGCCACAGTCTGCCCCACCCGGAGCGCGGGTCGGCCGCCCGGGCGGGACGTCGGCACGCGGCCGGGCCCGTTCCGGGGGCGGCGGCAGCCCCGGCGGCCGGGGGGCCGGTCAGGAACGGGCGCCGGCGCGGGCGGAGACGTCGAGCGACAGCGCGGTGGAGTGGGCGGCGAACCCCAACTCCCGGTAGAGGTGTTCCGCCTCGGGCGTGGCGTGCAGGTCCACCCGCGTCACGCCGCGCGCGGCGAACCAGTCGAGCAGCGCCTCGGTCGTCGCCCGGGCGTACCCGCGGCCGCGGTGGGCCGGGTCGGTGCAGACGTTGAAGACGAAGCCGAAGAGGCCGGCCGGCGAGGAGGGCGAGGGCAGCCGCCGCTCCACGGTGCCGACCGCGCACGAGGCGAGTCCCACCCCGCCCGCCGCGTCCACCACGAACACCCCGGTCGTCGGATCCGGTCCCGCCAGTTCGGCGGCGAGCAGCCGCCGGGCCTCGCCCTCCCACGGTCCGGGCGCGTCCGTGCCGGTCATCGCCGCGAACATCACCCGCCGCAGGCGGACCACCTCGGCCGCGTCCTCGGGCCGGCCCGCCCGCACCGGGCCCGCAGGGGTCGACTCTGTCGTGTACGCGCCCGCGAGGGACGCCGGGTCACCGGTCATCCCCCGAATGTACGGCGTGCCCGCGAGGGCCCCTCGTCCACCGGCATGGCGCGGACCCTGCTGGCCGGTCGTCCCGCTGCCTTGCCGCCTAGGGCGTCGGCGGGCGAGGCCCCCGGGCTTCGGGTGCGCCCCTGCGGCGGCTCCTCGCACCGGGGGAGCGGCCGACCTGGGGCCGACCGGGTCCGACCCGGGTCCGACCCGAGCCCCGCACCGGGCGCGCGCCGGGAACGTGGCAGGTCCGGTTCGGCCCGTGCCGGCCGGGGCGGAGTGGCGTGGCGGTGCACCCGTCTGCGGTGAATGCGGGGCGAGGCACCGGCCTGCGGTGAACGCGGGGCGGTGCTTCCGTCTGCGGTGGACGGCCCCCACCCGCCCCCGCCCGCGCCCGACGGGGTTCGCCGAGCGGGGCGGGGGCCGCCGGGGACCGGGCAGGGGCGCCGGGCCGCGGGCGGGGGAGGGGAACTCAGTCGCGGCGGTCCTCAACGCCGTACCCCAGGGCCTGCACGACCGCCTGGACGTTCGGGTAGGTCTCGTCCGGAGGAAGGGCGGAAACCCGCTCGACCAGCGCGTCCGGTGCCTGGTGGCGGTGGAGCGCGCCGAGCAGGGCGCTGCGGCGGGCCGGGTAGACGCTGCGGTCGAGGTGCCTGGCCAGGTCGCTGCGGACGTAGACCCCCTGCGGCGTCATGCCGGCCGGCGCGGCGCCGCCGCGGGCGGGCGCCGAGAGGACTTGGTCCTGGTCGGAGGGCTGGGGCTCGGCGAGTTCCTCGCCGGCCTGCACCGCCCGGTTCGCCCGGAGCGCGTCCTGGAGCTCCCTCTTCAGTTCGTCGTCACGGGCGAAGCCGGTCTTGTTCGTTCCCTGGTCCGTCATGCGGCGATGGCCTCCCTTTGTCGTTCGCCGGGCGGCGCGGTACTGCTCCGGGCGCCCCCGGCCGGGGCTGGGCTGTCTCGGGTACCCGCCCGTCCCGTCCCGAAACCACCCCTGCCTCTGCCGCCCCATCCGCCCCCCGGCCGGCGGGGCCGCAGGCCACTCGGCCCCGCCCGGGACAGGGTCCGGGCGGGGCCGAGGGCGTCAGCCGGCGGCTGCCGTGGCGGCGCCCCGCGGGGGCGCGGTGCCAGGCCGCGACGGGGGCCGTACGTCAGCTGTGCTTCCAGGTCACCGTGAAGTTCTCGCTGCTCGACAGGGCCGAGGTGGTGGCCTTCGTGGTGCTGCCGGACGCCATGTTGATCTGGTCCGGCGAGAAGCTGCCGATCGGCGAGCCGTTCGCGGTGGCGTTGGTGAAGGACGCCGTGCCGAAGTTCGCCAGCGGCAGGACGCCGGTCGAGCTGGAGGGCGCCTCGGCGATGATCTCGGCGGAGGCGTTCGACAGGCCGCTCTGCGTCTTCGTGGTGGTCTTCGTCCACCCCTGGGTGGTGTCGGAGAGGGTGAGCGTGTACTTCGTCCCGCTGACGCTGACCGTCGAGGTGAAGTGGTCGCCGGCCTTCACCGTGTTGCTGTAGTTCACCGGGTAGGCCGGGTACATCTCGTACCAGGCGTAGTACTCGGCCTGGCCGCCGTAGCAGTCGCCCTCGCTGCCGGTCTGCTCCACCGAGTTGCTGCCGTCGCCGTCCAGGCCGATCCAGAACGACGCGTACGCCGTCGAGCTGGAGCAGCTCACCGCCGGCTGCACCCAGCTCGACGAGACGCTGGTGAAGGTCCGTCCGGTGGCCGCGTAGCCGGCCCAGTTGGAGCTGGTGCTGTGCTCGATGCGCCCGTCGGGGCCGATGACGCGGTGGCTTCCGACCGGCGCCTGGAAGACGGTGGGGGCGGCGCTGGCCACGGCCGGGGCGGTGGCGAGGGCGGACAGGACCGCCGCGCCGACGGCGGTTGCGGCGGTGAAGCGCTTCGTTGCCGACATGCTGCTCCTTCTCGCGGATCTCGCGGTGCAGACGTGTAACCGGCGGCGGTCAGTGGGGTCAGCGTGCCGCCAGTGATTGACAGTGTGCAGACAATCACCGCCTGTGTGGCACCCGGGAGTGCCAACGATCGGCAAAGACCGCGCCAAGTGACCCGGAGAAAAGGGGTGTTCGCCCACCTGTCCGGTCAAACCGCTGCGGTGGAACGACAAAAAGGCGGTACACAAGCGGACTTCCGTCCTCCGCTCGTGTACCGCCGTGTCTCGTGCCCCGAGTGCCCGAGTGCCCGAGTGCCCGAGTGCCCGAGTGCCCGAGTGCCCGTGCCTCCGTTCCGCGCGGGCCGCCCTCCCGTGTGGGTCAGGCCATGTCGTCCAGCGGCCGCAACTCGTCGGCGTACGACACCGACGTGCGCCGCAGGATGCCGGTGCGGCTGACGGCGTACTGGCCCATCCGCCACAGCGGCGGCGAGTACGCGTGGATCGACACGCTCCCGGCGTCCCGGCCGGTGAGCCGGTGGATGTGGTCGGGGCCGAAGCAGTAGACCTGGCCGGCCGGGACCGGGGTGGCCAGGCTCGGCACGCCCACCGCGAGGTTGTGCTCGACCAGGGTGCCCTGGGTCACCGCGACGGCACCGGAGGATATGTCGTGGTCGTGCCAGCCGGTGTCGTTGCTCGGCGTCCAGCACAGCACCCACACGTCCACGTGCGCGTCGCGGTGCAGCGACACGTAGTGCCGCTGGTCGTCGGAGAAGAGGACGTGGCGCCGCCAGAGCGAGGGGTCGGCGGCGATGGAGCAGGCGAGGTCGAGCAGTTCGCGCTTGTCCAGGTCGCGGCCGGGCAGCGTGTCGAGGGTGAGCGACGGCGACACGTCGAGCCAGGGTTCGGCGCGCTGCACCGGAGCGGTGTCGTGGTCCTCGGGCGACGGCAGGGACGACGGCGGAGCGGTCACGGGCTGATCCCTTCGAGTAGGTGGCGCGGGTTGGCGACGCGGACGGCGAACTGTGCCGCCGCGCCCAGACGGGGGTCGGCCGCGGTCGCGTACGGGCGGTCGCTGCCGAGCACGAGCGCGTCGATGCCGAGCACGCGGACCACGGCGTCCAGCGCCTGGCGGCCGTAGGAGGAGGTGTCCACGAACACGCCCGGGTCCAGCCGCAGCGGGCCGCCGCCGCGCATGGTCGCGCGCTCGTGGTGCACCGGGGCGAGGCCGGCCGCGGCGGCGAAGCAGATCCGCAGCCGCGGGAGCAGGGCGCGCCCGGCGGTGTGCCAGGCCCACCAAGCGGACTGGAGTTGGCCGGTGTACCCGACCACGGCCGGCCACCAGGCGGGCAGCGGCTCGGCGGACGGGGGCTCGGGACCCGGGTGGACCAGCACGGGCTTGCCCGCCGCCTCGGCCACCGCGAGCAGGGGGGCGAGCCGCTCCAGCGCGTACGGCGTGGCCATCGCGCAGGCCGGCACCTGGAGGCCGACCAGGCCGCCCGATCCGCCACGCGCGGCGGCTGTCGGCGAACCGCCCCGCGAGCCGTCCCGCGAGCCGTCCCGCGAGCCGTCCCGCGAACCGCTCCGCGGAGCGTCGTCGAGCAGTGCGGCCAGCGCCTTCGGGTCGGGGTCGATCAGCCGGGCCGACGCCCAGCCGGTGAACGGCTCGGGCAGCGCGCGGACGCCCGCGTGCCAGGCGTCCAGCAGCGGGACGGCTTCGTCGGGCGGCAGCGCTTCGATCCCGAGCGGGCTGGACAGGGACACCGCGACGCGGCGCAGGTCCGGGTCCAGGCCCGCCCGCAGTGCCGGATCGTGGTCCTCGGGCCGCACCTCGTACGGGGGTTCGCCGGCGAGGTGCAGCGTCCAGCCGTCCAGGCGGGGCGGGCGGTTGCGCGAGCGCAGCAGTTCCACGAACGCGGCGGGCCACAGGTGCTGGTGGACGTCGGTGGGGCCGGCGGGCGCCTCGGGAGCGGGGGAGGCGGGTGTGTCGTCGGTGGCGTGACCGTAGCCGGACAATACCCTCCTCACGTGGCCTGATGCGCTTCAGTTAAGCGCTTCAGTGAAGCGCTTAACCACCTCGTGCGTCAAGTGCGCCCCCTAGACTGGCCCCGTGCCGCAACGACCACCGAGGGTCACCCAGCGCGATCTCGCCGAGGAGACCGGGCTCTCCACCGCCACGGTGTCCTACGCGCTGCGCGGGATGCAGGTGCCCCCGGAGACGCAGCAGCGGGTGCGGGAGGCGGCCGAGCGGCTCGGCTACCAGGCCGACCCGATCGCGCGCGCCCTCGCCTCCGGCCGTACCGGCTATATCGGGGTGCTCTGCCGTTCCCTCACCGACGTATGGCAGCAGGCCACGGCCGCGGCGCTCGGCCGGCGGTTGCTCGGCGACGGCCGGCACGCCCTGATCGTGGACGCCTCCAACGACCCCGCGCTGGAGGCGACCCTCGCCTCCCAACTCGCCGACCAGCGGGTGGACGCGCTCATCGTGCTGCCGGTGGACCCCGCCGCCGCGCACTGGGCGGAGGTCGCCGAACGGACCGTGCTCGTCTCCATCGGTGACGGTCTGCCGGGCGCCGCCGCCCACGCCGAGGTCGTCTTCGACAACGAGGCCGGCATCACCGACGCCCTGCACGGCCTGGCCGCCGTCGGCCACCGCCGGATCGCGGTGCTGACGCCCGGCGGGCTGACCACCCCGGACCGCCCCGCCGAGACGGTGGCCGAGCAGGTGGCCCGCCGGCTCGGCCTGCACGTGTCACTGCACCGCTCGCCCCACGACCTCGACGGCGCCGCCGCGATCGCCCGGGCGGTGCTCACCGGCCAGGACCCGCCGACCGCGTTCCTGTGCATGGCCGACTCGATGGCGTACGGGGTCTACGCGGGCGCACGCGAGCTCGGCATGGAGGTGCCGGGCGACATCTCCGTGGTGGGCTACGACGACCATCCGCTGTCGCGCCTGCTGACGCCGCCGCTGTCCACCTACCGCTGGCCGGTGGAACTCCTGGTGGACCTGGTGGTGGAGCGCGCCGTCAAGGCGATCACGTCGGGAAAGCGCAGCCGGCGCCGGGTGCTGCCGCCGGCCGCCCAGCCACGCGGCTCGGTCGCCCCGCCCCGGACGCGACCGGAGTGAGGCCGCCGAATCGTCGGCCCCTCGCCGTGCGCTGACGGAGCGTCAGGCAATCGGAGTGCTGGTGCTGGTGCTGGTGCCGGCACCGGTGCTTCGCCTTCGCCGCAGAGGCGGGGCCGACCCTGCGTGCGGCCGACCGGGCCCGCCGGACCGGCCGCACGTCTCACCGGTCCGGCCCGCGAACCCGCACGCCTCACCGGTCCGTCAGCCGGCCGGCCCGCGTACCCGCACGGCGACCGCTTGCCGCACCCGGCCGGCCCTCCGTCCTCGCGCTCACCCGCCCGTCACGGTGACCGTCGCCGTGCCCGTGATCCCGCCGGCCGTGACGCTGATCCGGGCGGTCCCGGGGTGACGCCCGGTCACCTCGCCGGTGGACGCGTCCACGGTGGCCACGCGCGGGTCCGAACTGGTCCAGCGGCGTGACATCGGGTCCTGGACCGGCACCTGGAGCGCCGTCAGGTCGTTACCCGCGACGGAGGTGCCGGTCGCGGTCAGCCGCTCCTTCCGGCCGGGGGCCAGCGACGGCGACGGCGCGGCCACCGCCACCGAGGCGAGCAGCGGCTGCACCGCGAACTGGACGGTGTTGTCGGGCAGGACGTGGAACAGGCCGTAGTGGAAGAACCCGCCCTGGTCGGGCGTCGCGTACGGCGGGGTGCCCAGGTCGGCGACCACGAAGTTCGGGACGCCCCCGGGGGCGTCCGTGCCGTCCGGTTCGCGCAGGTCCTCGGAGAAGCCGCGCGCGTGCCCGAACATCATGAGCACGTGCACCCCTGGGTGCGTGCGCTGGTACCGCTGCACCAGCGCCTCGTACATCCGCGCCTCCCACCGGTCGGTGAACTGGCTGTCGGCGCGCGGGTGCGGGTCGTAGGCGGGAGTGTGCGTGACGACGACGGCGACCTTTCTGGTGTTCTCGGTGAGCTGACGTGCCAGCCACTGGTACTGCGACCCGCCCACGTCGGAGACCTGGAAGGCGTCGGACGCGGTGATGCCGATGTGCCCGCTGTCGGTCACGATCATCCGCGCCGCGCCGGCGTCGTACGCGTAGTGCGTCGCGCCGAAGACGGAGGTGAAGTCGCCGTTCTCCGGATCGGCGCCCTGGGTGATCTCGTGGTTGCCGACCGCGTCCCGGTACGGCACGCCGAGGCCGTCCAGCAGCGTCCTCAGGTTCGTGAGGTCGCCGGTCGTCCCGTTGTCGGACATGTCGCCGAGTGCCTGCACCTGCTGGGGGCGGGCGGCGGCGGGCAGCGCGCCGAACACGCCGGGCAGAGACGTGAGGGCCACCGTGCCGGTCGCGCCGGGCGTCGCCGCCGTGGTGTGGGCGTCGTCGAACGCGGCGACGGTGGTGCCGCCGGGCCGGAAGGAGGAGACGTCGGTGAACTGGAGCCAGGACGGGTTCTTCGGGATCGCCGTGTACGTCGCCTGCTTCGGCGGGCGCGGTGAGTACAGCGCCTCCAGGTCGGCGAGGTGGACGTCCCCGGTGAGGTCCGGGCCCGGCTTGATGGTCACCAGGCCCAGGTAGTTGACACGCAGCGGGTACTGGAGGCCCTGCGGGAGCTTCGCCACCACGTACTGCCAGCCGTCGAAGGTGATGCCGGTCGGGTAGAAGCTGGTCGGCTGGTTGCTCGCCTGCCAGATGCCGACGTTGAGGGTCACGATGCCCGGGGCGAGCCCGTCGCCGGGCCGCGAGGCGAGGTCGGCGTTGCCCTTCACCCACACGCCGAGCCCGATCGGCGCCTGGTCGCCGTTCAGCAGCGGGATCTGCTCGCCTGCCGGGTCGTTGAGGTAGACGCTCAGGTCGTAGGTGCCGGTCTTGGCCGGGTAGGTGTAGTGGACGTCCATCGAGCCGGAGTCGCCGGGCCGGGCGGTGGTGGAGGGGTCCAGGGAGATGTCGCCGTTGGTGGTGGAGTGCGGGCCGGGGCTCGGTACCCTGCGTGGGTAGACGTTCATGTAGTCGCTGGTCACCGACCACTTGGACAGATCGGTGAGCGGGTCCACCGGGACCGTGGTGGAGCCGACCGCCAGTGAGGCGGTCGCCTCGGCCCCGCCGGCGGTGGCCGTCACGGTGACCATCCCGGTGCCGGTGGCCGCCGCCGTGAAGGTGCCGTCGGCACCGACTCCGCCCAGGCCGGGCCTGTCCACGGACCAGGTGACGGCCGACGGCGGCAGACTGACCGGTCCACCGCCGCTCGCGGTCGCCGTGGCGGTCAGCTCCTGCGTCGCGCCGTTGTCCAGGTCGGCCTGCGCCGGTGTCACCGACAGCGCGTGCACGCCGCCGACCACCGTCAGCGGGACGGTCGAGGAGGCGTGGCCGGCCCGGACGCGCAGGGTGCCGCGGCCGGGCCGGTCGGCGAAGGCCAGGGTGGTGCCGTGCACGGTGGCCAGGCCCGGCGGGCTGACGCTCAAGGTCACCT encodes:
- a CDS encoding HAD family hydrolase, whose translation is MTQIGLPSRVRACLFDLDGVLTPTALVHAAAWKQMFDDFLHDREGDGFRPFDSTDDYDNFVDGRPRADGVRTFLASRDIELPEGDDDDPPSAPTVHGLGNRKNELVLEKIRTDGVTAYEGSVRYVTAVRAAGLRTAVVSSSANTRDVLVSAGIEHLMDVRVDGVTAKEQGLRGKPKPDTYLEAAKQLGFDPGQAAVFEDALVGMDAGREGSFGYVVGVDRVGQADELRRHGADTVVKDLADLIGRSV
- a CDS encoding NAD(P)H-binding protein translates to MKVILFGASGMVGQGVLRECLRDPDVTEVVAVARSPLEADDPKLRQVFHNDFTDFSAVAAQLSGADACFYCLGVSSAGHSPQDYTRITYDCTLAAARTTAAGNPALTFTYVSGEGTDSTEQGRSGWARVKGRTENALLAMDMRAYMFRPGWIQPLHGERSRTGWYRAMYAATSWLYPVLRRVAPSHVTTTQALGRAMLAVARLDGEGPHVLHSPEINRLGA
- a CDS encoding GNAT family N-acetyltransferase; amino-acid sequence: MTGDPASLAGAYTTESTPAGPVRAGRPEDAAEVVRLRRVMFAAMTGTDAPGPWEGEARRLLAAELAGPDPTTGVFVVDAAGGVGLASCAVGTVERRLPSPSSPAGLFGFVFNVCTDPAHRGRGYARATTEALLDWFAARGVTRVDLHATPEAEHLYRELGFAAHSTALSLDVSARAGARS
- a CDS encoding DUF2795 domain-containing protein; this encodes MTDQGTNKTGFARDDELKRELQDALRANRAVQAGEELAEPQPSDQDQVLSAPARGGAAPAGMTPQGVYVRSDLARHLDRSVYPARRSALLGALHRHQAPDALVERVSALPPDETYPNVQAVVQALGYGVEDRRD
- a CDS encoding G1 family glutamic endopeptidase, producing the protein MSATKRFTAATAVGAAVLSALATAPAVASAAPTVFQAPVGSHRVIGPDGRIEHSTSSNWAGYAATGRTFTSVSSSWVQPAVSCSSSTAYASFWIGLDGDGSNSVEQTGSEGDCYGGQAEYYAWYEMYPAYPVNYSNTVKAGDHFTSTVSVSGTKYTLTLSDTTQGWTKTTTKTQSGLSNASAEIIAEAPSSSTGVLPLANFGTASFTNATANGSPIGSFSPDQINMASGSTTKATTSALSSSENFTVTWKHS
- a CDS encoding cysteine dioxygenase; protein product: MTAPPSSLPSPEDHDTAPVQRAEPWLDVSPSLTLDTLPGRDLDKRELLDLACSIAADPSLWRRHVLFSDDQRHYVSLHRDAHVDVWVLCWTPSNDTGWHDHDISSGAVAVTQGTLVEHNLAVGVPSLATPVPAGQVYCFGPDHIHRLTGRDAGSVSIHAYSPPLWRMGQYAVSRTGILRRTSVSYADELRPLDDMA
- a CDS encoding amidohydrolase family protein, translating into MSGYGHATDDTPASPAPEAPAGPTDVHQHLWPAAFVELLRSRNRPPRLDGWTLHLAGEPPYEVRPEDHDPALRAGLDPDLRRVAVSLSSPLGIEALPPDEAVPLLDAWHAGVRALPEPFTGWASARLIDPDPKALAALLDDAPRSGSRDGSRDGSRDGSRGGSPTAAARGGSGGLVGLQVPACAMATPYALERLAPLLAVAEAAGKPVLVHPGPEPPSAEPLPAWWPAVVGYTGQLQSAWWAWHTAGRALLPRLRICFAAAAGLAPVHHERATMRGGGPLRLDPGVFVDTSSYGRQALDAVVRVLGIDALVLGSDRPYATAADPRLGAAAQFAVRVANPRHLLEGISP
- a CDS encoding LacI family DNA-binding transcriptional regulator; translation: MPQRPPRVTQRDLAEETGLSTATVSYALRGMQVPPETQQRVREAAERLGYQADPIARALASGRTGYIGVLCRSLTDVWQQATAAALGRRLLGDGRHALIVDASNDPALEATLASQLADQRVDALIVLPVDPAAAHWAEVAERTVLVSIGDGLPGAAAHAEVVFDNEAGITDALHGLAAVGHRRIAVLTPGGLTTPDRPAETVAEQVARRLGLHVSLHRSPHDLDGAAAIARAVLTGQDPPTAFLCMADSMAYGVYAGARELGMEVPGDISVVGYDDHPLSRLLTPPLSTYRWPVELLVDLVVERAVKAITSGKRSRRRVLPPAAQPRGSVAPPRTRPE
- a CDS encoding phosphodiester glycosidase family protein → MAQFPNRSRRRGRAARTPAALVAAAVCATLLAAGGTPATAAAGTRADASASSWLPPTPDQWPLVVDERTTAPRALTRGVDHYSDTLQTVGGAQRAQVLDVSLTDRDVRLGVVESHDRLTDPADEVPSSMAQRTGAVAGINGDFFEINTSGRPEGMVVRDGRLLKSPEPSRPADLWVRRDGTIGIGTETYSGTLTDRTSAASTPLTGVNAVDDLGAGALLRVTSDLGPTSVAASTAVTGHLDADGTTLTVDAVRAGVTGLPQLADDQEDLVGSGSYGDWLSAHVHAGDRITTADTLGPDSDVVQALSGGAILVKDGERAVPLQGPGDNNIDNPVTAVGVTKDGRHAIFATFDGHQAEGVAQGLTRPELAGWMTQHGAWDAILFDGGGSAQMVGRLPGQARASVLNTPSDGHERPVANGLFLYSREEAAGPATRAVVNEGAPLTALAGTSVDVPAYALDRADNPAADQVTLSVSPPGLATVHGTTLAFADRPGRGTLRVRAGHASSTVPLTVVGGVHALSVTPAQADLDNGATQELTATATASGGGPVSLPPSAVTWSVDRPGLGGVGADGTFTAAATGTGMVTVTATAGGAEATASLAVGSTTVPVDPLTDLSKWSVTSDYMNVYPRRVPSPGPHSTTNGDISLDPSTTARPGDSGSMDVHYTYPAKTGTYDLSVYLNDPAGEQIPLLNGDQAPIGLGVWVKGNADLASRPGDGLAPGIVTLNVGIWQASNQPTSFYPTGITFDGWQYVVAKLPQGLQYPLRVNYLGLVTIKPGPDLTGDVHLADLEALYSPRPPKQATYTAIPKNPSWLQFTDVSSFRPGGTTVAAFDDAHTTAATPGATGTVALTSLPGVFGALPAAARPQQVQALGDMSDNGTTGDLTNLRTLLDGLGVPYRDAVGNHEITQGADPENGDFTSVFGATHYAYDAGAARMIVTDSGHIGITASDAFQVSDVGGSQYQWLARQLTENTRKVAVVVTHTPAYDPHPRADSQFTDRWEARMYEALVQRYQRTHPGVHVLMMFGHARGFSEDLREPDGTDAPGGVPNFVVADLGTPPYATPDQGGFFHYGLFHVLPDNTVQFAVQPLLASVAVAAPSPSLAPGRKERLTATGTSVAGNDLTALQVPVQDPMSRRWTSSDPRVATVDASTGEVTGRHPGTARISVTAGGITGTATVTVTGG